The following proteins are co-located in the Thermogemmatispora onikobensis genome:
- a CDS encoding cob(I)yrinic acid a,c-diamide adenosyltransferase produces the protein MAKVTTHGGDTGYTGLLGEQRVPKYDPRPETFGTVDEATSALGLARAVARDQRVKDLIYRLQQDLYLLMGELATPPENYEKIGLRITAEHVQRLETEAEQLKREVEIPNRFIIPGDTPDGAALDFARTVIRRAERLAVKLLHDGVIHNSEVIRYLNRLSDVVFILARYVEVRSSLATLPGTEPRQAPDSPLAG, from the coding sequence ATGGCCAAAGTGACGACCCACGGCGGCGATACAGGTTATACCGGGCTGCTTGGGGAGCAGCGCGTCCCGAAGTACGATCCGCGCCCGGAGACCTTCGGCACGGTCGATGAAGCCACATCCGCGCTTGGTCTGGCGCGCGCTGTGGCCAGGGATCAACGAGTCAAGGACCTCATCTATCGCCTCCAGCAGGATCTCTATCTACTCATGGGCGAGCTGGCTACCCCCCCAGAAAACTATGAGAAGATCGGGCTACGCATTACCGCTGAGCATGTGCAGCGCCTGGAGACCGAGGCCGAGCAGCTGAAACGCGAGGTAGAGATTCCTAACCGCTTCATTATCCCCGGCGACACACCCGATGGGGCGGCCCTTGATTTCGCTCGCACCGTGATCCGCCGCGCTGAACGCCTGGCGGTGAAACTGCTCCACGATGGTGTGATCCACAATAGCGAGGTAATCCGCTATCTGAATCGCCTTTCCGATGTGGTTTTTATCCTCGCACGCTATGTTGAGGTACGCTCTTCGCTGGCAACGTTGCCAGGCACCGAACCACGCCAGGCCCCTGACTCACCCTTAGCCGGGTAG